The following are encoded in a window of Astyanax mexicanus isolate ESR-SI-001 chromosome 6, AstMex3_surface, whole genome shotgun sequence genomic DNA:
- the LOC103037440 gene encoding ependymin gives MKLLILLSICSSLALKAWTQPSPCVSPPFMTGNAYMHTEIGGITTSGSFDYDALGQQLRIRSSGFSLNGTFSLDLLMQFQQKVAYEIASSTRTCKKVALDAPFNPIQIPPGSFPVAQTVLGTGSVAGMGLLANTWYGEIPQIQATYTLVFSDNACVPLSGTYSSPESGTIIISFYNILLGVRDPMDFIPPYFCQSEEQKNLEDLPKSNFFRLVSPGNK, from the exons ATGAAGCTCCTCATCCTGCTGTCTATCTGCTCCAGCCTGGCACTGAAAGCCTGGACTCAGCCGAGTCCATGTG TGTCGCCACCTTTTATGACAGGGAATGCATACATG CACACAGAGATCGGTGGCATCACAACTTCAGGCTCGTTTGATTATGATGCACTGGGTCAGCAACTTCGCATCAGAAGCTCAGGGTTCAGTCTTAATGGGACGTTTTCTCTGGACCTGCTGATGCAATTCCAGCAG AAAGTGGCCTACGAAATTGCCTCTTCAACACGCACCTGCAAGAAAGTGGCACTAGACGCTCCCTTCAACCCCATCCAGATTCCACCTGGTTCTTTTCCCGTGGCTCAGACAGTTCTGGGGACCGGCTCAGTGGCTGGAATGGGGCTACTGGCCAACACATGGTACGGAGAGATTCCACAGATACAGG CTACATACACACTGGTCTTTTCTGATAATGCCTGTGTGCCACTGAGCGGAACATACTCCTCTCCAGAATCCGGAACAATTATTATAAG TTTCTATAACATTTTGCTTGGTGTCCGGGACCCGATGGACTTCATTCCTCCTTACTTCTGTCAATCTGAAGAACAGAAAAACCTAGAGGACCTGCCCAAGTCCAACTTCTTCAGGCTTGTGTCACCTGGCAATAAATAG